TACCTCAACGAGACGGGCGATTTTTCAATTCTCGATGAAGTGGTTAAATTCTATGACGAAGGCGAAGCTACTGTTTATGAACATACCGCCAGAGCACTCGATTTTGCTATTTCTGCTGTAAGTGAAAGGGGCCTCCCCAAAATCATGAACGGTGACTGGAACGATACTCTCGACAAGGTAGGTCCGCGCGGAAAGGGCGAAACCATCTGGGGTGCCTTCTTCCTCGGTTATGTGATAAAAAAAGCTCTCCCCCTTCTTGGTTTAAGAAATGATCAGGAAAGAATCAAACATTGGAGCACTGCTTTTGTTCACATGGAAAAACTTATTAATGAAGTTGCATGGGATGGTGAATGGTATATCAGAGCCTTCAACGATTTTATGGAACCTCTCGGCACTCATAAAAGTGAACAGGGCAAGATTTTTATAAACTCACAGTCATGGGCTGTCATCTCGGGAATGGCTCCCGAAGAGAGAGCGAAAAAGTGTATTGAATCAGTTAAAAAACAACTGCTCCGTCCAAACGGAATTCAGATTTGCTGGCCCTCCTACACAAAAGTGGAGGAAAATACCGGCTTAATCAGCAGATGTGTACCGGGTAAAAAAGAGAACGGAGCAATATTTAATCATGCTTCTTCCTGGTTCATCATGGCTTCAATATATGCAGGTGATATCGATTCGGCTGTGGACATTTACAAAAGGATGCTCCCCGCAAATTCCTCTGAGAGAATCGACATTTATGAAGTCGAACCCTATGTCTTCGCAGAGTATATAACGAGTCCTGACCACCCGACCGAGGGACAGGCGAGCCATTCATGGCTTACAGGAACCGCTGTCTGGATGCTCCGGATTGGTATGGATTACATAATCGGATTTCAACCCCGCTTTACAGGAATTGCAATATCCCCCGCACTTCCTTCTTACTGGAACGGGTTTAAGGCTTCACGGAAGTTCAGGAATTGTAATCTGTCACTTACAGTGAAAAGAGCCGGTAAAAATGAAACTCCCGGCTTGTATCTCGAAAACAACCTGATGCCGGATAATTTTATACCTCAGGAAAATCTGATTCCGGGAGGAAATCTGAATCTCCTCTTCCTCTCTAAATAACCTTAACAAAAAAAGCTGCCCGATAATTACATCAGGGCAGCCTTTTTATTAAATTATTTATTTCATAAAGACAAGTTTTGTGGTTTTTACCATTGTTCCTTTGTCTTGTGTTTGAAGAGTTAACCGGAGTAAATAGACGCCGCTTGGTACATTTAAGCCTGAAAAATCAAGTGTGGTCTCGTTTTTACCTTTGTTCCGGTAAGAGAGATTTTTTTTAACGATTTCTTCTCCGAGGGGAGAATAGACGGAAAGGTTCACCTCTCCCGATTCAGGAAGAATATACTCAACCTTTACTTCAGGGTTAAAGGGATTTGGATATGGATTTATCTCAATATTATATCCTTCTGGCAGTGGTTCGTCTTCGATCCCGCTCGGGTTTATTGCTGTGGTGTCTCCTGACCAGACCATATAATAAAGCGGCTGACCCCACTCCAATCGCTGACATGCATTTCCGCCACCGTTACCGTGAAATTCACCGGCAGCAAAATCATCAACTCCATCACCGTTTATATCACCAACTTGCCCCATGTGACGGTGATATGAGTCTGTATATCGTCTTCCAATAACAGGTGTTGGACCCCCAAGCAAAACAAGTGAACCGCCGGTTAAGGTATAGGATACAAATCCAAGATCATTGTAACCATCATTATTAATATCTCCGAGCAGTTTAGGCGTTTTTAGTGCCGTACCTGTTAACCAAAAAGAAACATCCCTTGTAAGTACATGACCAGATCCTCTTTTCCCAAAACTTATTTGTACATAAGAGTCGGGAAAGTCTTTTGTCCACATCAACTCAGCCATTCCATCACCATTTATGTCGGGTATTATTCGCATATTGGATGCGTACATCGTGTCTTCCGAAAAGAAAACATAATTATCCAACGAATACTGAGGGTTTCCGAAAATAAGTTTGGCGCCCAGACGTTTTGTGTAACTTATATTGTTATTTGCGTTAAGTGTATCAGTTTGCATCAATACATCTGTATAACCATCCCCGTTTATGTCTCCACTTGTTAATATTTGTGAACCAAAACCTTCTCTTCTTGTTAGTGTATCAGGAAGTCCCAGATAATATTGAACTGTAGAAAACGGGACAGTAAGCGGCAAGAACAATAAAAAACCGTACTTCCCCCCTCCTGCAAAGGGATTCAAAAAACTCGATAGCATCATTTCTTTAGTACCGTCTCCGTTAAAGTCACCAAAATTTATAGTAGTGCCATAGAAATGTAACTGCTGACTATTGTTGACATGTCGCCCAGGAGTAGGCAAACTTAAATCAGGAATTGTATCAAAATCAGGACCTCCATAAAAAATATCCATGGTGTCTATTAAATTATAATACATTCTTAACTTACAAATATCAAGATAACCATCTTTATTAAAGTCATAGATTATTGGGTCTGTCTCTGCATTATTGGTGTTCCCGCCGTTATTCACAAACCAATGATACTTTGGCATGGGAGGAGGGGGATTTCCCCCCTCAAATATCATGTATCTGTAACCATCAATCATATAACCGTGCGGTGATAAGTATTCCCGGCAGGAGATCAGCAGGAACTCGTCCTTGACATCACCATTCCAGTCACCAAGTGTTGCGATCTTTGTGCCTATATCCACCCCTCCGCCCTGATTGTAGGCTATGGAGTCTATTGTATTGCATTTGAACCTGAACAGAAGATTATCAAAAGCCTCCGGCTGTGAAAATGCGTTTGCTGTTAATACAAATATTGTCATTAAAAGAATCTTTTTCATCGCCTTACCTCCTATTTCACTAACATCAGTTTAGGGAACACAGTTTTTCCTAACTGTGCATAAATATGGGGGGGGTAATAATAATTGTTAAGAATAAAAACAAGAATGTCTTTTTCATCATCTGCTCCAATATAAAAACAATTCGCCTTCGTATGTTTTGTTCAGTTTATAAACTGATTAGCAAGGGAATAGCTTAAACTATCCTCTTTTGGTGCGCTTAACCGGGGTGGGATGAGAGATGTGAAAAATGGAGTTATCCCTGATAACACCCTGAAAAGGTTGATTCTTAATAACCGGAAGAGAATTTTACTCTTCTTTTTTAGTATGGGCTTGTTTCCGTTTGCTCCGGGAATAAATTATAAATAGCTTTATTTAGTGTAAACATAATTTTATTTAAAGTCAAGAGGGGGAAAAATTATTTTTTTACATTTAGTTTTGCTGAACATTGTAAAAATATTGGTTCAAAATTAAAGACAGATTATATGTTGCCATAATACAAATAAAAGGCTGCCCGATAATTACATCAGGGCAGCCTTGATTGAATTTTTGTGACTTCGTGACTCTGTGACTCCGCTACTTTAAAAGTTGAAGTTTCACTCCCTCTTCTTCACAGGATGAAAAAACATCACAATTCCAAATGACAATGCAAACAAAAAATAGATTGAAGTAAGAACCCACATTCCCGGGAGGTTTGGTTTTTCAGAGAGGACTCTTCCGAGAGCGAATGTGCCGATCAGGAAGTGAGAAAAATTCCCCATCGCAAGTGGTCTGGCATATATTCCCCCGATAATTGCCTGCCGCTGCATCCAGTTCATAATTGCGAAACCCATGTAGAGTGCTGCCATAATCTGAATAATCATGTCGGCTGCCCCGTTCGATGTGATTTTAAGATGAACAAGCAGTTCTTTGGAGAAAAAGGATGACAAAAATCCAAACAATGCCAATGTGACGGCACTCAGTGACATTAAAATCCTGGTATTTATCATATTAGTTTGTTTTCCGTTTAATTGAAAAGTTTTTCGATGTCTTCATCGGTTACGGTTCTTTTCTCGTCATTTAGTTCAATAAGGTAGAGGAACCCTTTTGGATTTCCGAGAGAAGAATAGATATCCAACAGTTTCTGCTGGTCGCTGCTTATGAGAATTCCTTTATCGTCCCATAATTCGATGCCGCTGAGACACCCGTGAGTCGGCACATTTGGATAAAAAACCTCCTTGAGATAGTACCTCTGATCGACAGTGGTTCCGTGCATAACTATGTCAAACCTGCCTGCCTTGCCTGCATAGAAAGACTCCATCACAGGGAAATAATCTCTCCAGCGTTCGGGGAACAATTTCCTGTAAAGTATCGAATCGCTCTCCCCTTTCAGGTTCGCTTTTGAATTATAGAATGTGTTGTTATCGGTTTCTGATGGCATAAACAACCGTATTCGTGGAGTGGGTCCTATCAACTTGGCTGCGGAATTGTAAACACCAGTTACAGAGAAAACCCCCTGCGGTGAATTTCCATTGGTAAGATAGCCTGGCATGTTGGGAAGTGCTCTGGCAAAATATGGAAGTGTCACTAATTTACCTGAATTGTCCCGAAGAAATTCGCCGTTCTTCCTTCTGAAGACAATTCTGCCGGCATAATTTCTGTCGTTACGAACAAACATGAACATCCTGAAAACTGAAGTGTCTTTTCCGTAGTTCAAGAGATCGGTAACGGGTGGAAGTTTTTGTCCCCCATTCGACTTCATCGAGAGATTTCCAATCAGTGCCTGAAGAATCGGGTTTTTCATTTCTCCTGCAAATTTTGTTTTGGCGAGTTTTTCGTATTCCTCCATCTCGGATATATTAAGGTTGCAGTAATTAACAGCCATTGCAAACAGTTTGACATTTGAAGTTTGTCTCGCGAACTTTTCAGCAGACTCTTTAAACTCACCCCTGTAAAGTGTGAAAGCCGTTTGAAGTATTCTCCTTTGTATATCGGAGTCGAATTTAATAAGAGAATCCATCATTGATCCGAGGAAAGCCTTAAACTCAGGGCTTCTGTCCATCGTCAATTCTGCAGCCCACAAACCATTTGCCATTATATCAGCGTTTTTAAAGTTTGCGGGTTTTTGGCACTCAACGATTTTCAGTTTTAATTCAGTGTAAAAACTGTCTTTTCTCGCAAGAGTCGCAAAATCGAAAAAGACGGATTGAGAGAGCAATGTTGAAACGGACAGTAACATAAGCAGTAAAATTCTATAAGGCATTAAAATTTCTCCGGTGTATTTTTTATTTTTGAAGGATCAATCTTGATTCGCAGGTTTTGCAACCTGATTTACAAAGCAACACAAATGGATTGCGATCAATAAAGGAAATAAATTTTTCCCGTAACCACTCAGGCTCAAGGATATAAAACTTGAATCGGGCGGAAAGGCTTTTAAGTTCACCATCCGCTAATAGATAATTTTCAAATACCCTGAACCCTTTCGCACACCCGGGAAACTCAATAACGGGATAAACCCCCGAATTTGACAGTGACATTGGTATTGCTCCCATATACTCCCAGGGGTTGATGTGAATGTAAGGCAACTGCTCCCGGTTTTCGAGGTAATGAAGGTGGGTCAAGGATTCAAATCCACAGCCAATCATTACGATTCTTGCTGAGGCATTAGACTGAATAACCTCACACATCGAACCCTTTCCCAACGGGGAGACAGGGTTGTTCGATTGAGTCAGTCCCGTGCCATCACCCAGAAAAAGGAACGAATGAGACGGCGAAGAAGTTCTAACCACACCCGGATACTTCCTGAATTCTTCAGTCAGGGCCCCGGTTAGAGAATGAGTTGAATCTCTGTCGAAAGGGAGAGTATCCTTGAAACGGTTGATGAAATTATAGCTGAAACACGGCATCACCAGCGTTGTATCATCATTTTTGACAGAACAAAGTGATGAAATGAAGTCAAACGGACTTGAGTACCCGCCAAATTCCCTGATACAACCAAAAGAAGTATGAAAAAGGAGAAGTTTTCCTGATCCGGTTATCTCATTAACCAAGAGATTATATTTTCATGCTCGTTAAAGAATCAGTTTTTTTTTCGCGAGGATGCTGTAATCGTCAACCGATCTTCTGATTGTATTTGAAAGTCTTCCCAATCCTTCAATTTCAAGTTCGATCTCATCCCCTTCTTTCAGCCATACAGGTGTGAAATCCTCTCCTTTTTCCTTCGCTTCCAGTGCTGCGGTACCGTTTAATTCAAGGTAGCAACCTGTACCGACAGTTCCGGAACCGATTATGTCACCGGGATAAAGATCGACACCGTATGAGGCTCTCTCTATCAACTCTGCAAAAGTCCAGTCCATCTGACTAAGATTGCCTTCGGAAATGAGTTTACCATTGTGTCTGGCTTTCATAGCCAAATCAAACTTGTCACCGTAAGGTGTGGAGATTTTTCTTCCTTCAAGTTCATCGGGAGTAACGAGCCACGGTCCGATTGCTGTTGCGAAATCCTTCCCTTTTGCAGGACCGAGATTAAGCAGCATTTCCTCCATCTGCAGAACTCTGGCGGAAAAATCATTCATTATCATATATCCTGCGATGTAATTATCAGCTTCATAGGATTTGATATTCCTGCCATGTCTGCCAATTACAATGGCTGCCTCAAGTTCAAAATCAAGTTTTTGCAGATGATCCGATTCTACAATCAGGTCACCGCCACCATAGATCGCGTTATGATTAGTGAAGTAAAAGACGGGATACTGATCGAACTCGGCAATCATCGGAACTCCCCTGTTTCTTCGCGCCGTAGCCACATGCTGACGGAATGCATACCCGTCGCGGCAGGAAGTGGGATTTGGTACGGGAGGACCAATCGTGACCTCTCCGGCAGGAATACCGCCAATATTTCCCGAATGGAAATTTTTGATAATCATTTCAAGAATTCCCGAAGCATCACCCCAGACTTCAAGAAGCTCTTTCATGGAAGCGGGGAGTTTTTTTCCGGTAGAACCGGAGCCGTCTTCAATATCGACTATTACATCATTTATAAGAAGTGCCGCTCTAAACTTCGAGTCTTTCAGATAACTAACTAATTTCATTTCATTCTCTTTATTAAAAAACAGGTGATTTTGTTTTGGATCTTGGAAACAGCTCTGAAAAACTTCAGGCTTTCTCCCTTATCAGGTCCATTACTTCCACAATAATTTGAATTGCAAACTCAGTCTCCTCTTCAGTACCCGAGTTTATTCTGACTCCGTTGGGAACGCCAAATGAGCCTGTATACCTGAGTATAAGACCCCTGTTTAAGCACTCATCATTAAACTGAATTGCGGTGCTTTCGTCAGGGAAAACGAGCATAAGAAAGTTTCCGACCGATTTGGTGTATTTGATTCCAATCTCATCGAAAGCCTGTCTGAACCGGTTTAAGGACCACTTGTTAAGCTCTGCAGTCCGTTTCAGGAATTCTGTGTCACCCAAAGCCGCCATCGCTCCAATTTGAGCAAGCATGTTGGGTTCGAATGGTAACTTCACCTTGTAGAGCGACTGAATTAGTTGCGGGTCGCCAAATCCCGCTCCAATTCTCAGTCCTGCCAGGCCGTAATCCTTTGAGAAAGTACGAAGAACCATTAAATTACTCTTTTCGTATTTCAATCCATCAGGATATTCCTGATTTTCACGGGCATAAAGGGTGTAAGCCTCGTCCAGAACAATCAGAATTGAATCAGGAACCCTGGCAAGAAATTCATCAAATTTAGCCCTGGTGAACATCGTACCTGTGGGATTATTCGGGTTCGCCAGATAGATTATTTTCGTTTTTGTGTTTATGGCATCATAAACTGCATCAAGATCGTATGTAAAATCATCCATCAGGGTTTTTACACAATTAATATTATACTTGTCTGCGTTTACATACCAGCCAATAAATGTGCCCTGTGAGGTGATTACTTCATCTCCCGTTTCACAGACTCCCGAAATAATGTATTGTAAAATTGCATCGGAACCGCTTGCTACTATTATACGATCCTGATCAACCTCATAATATTGAGCGAGTTTTTTCGTGAGGTTATAGCATTTGGGATCAGTATAGCGGTGAAGCTCGTTCAGATTTTCTGCGATGGCTTTTAATGCCAGCGGAGAGGGACCCAAAGGATTCTCATTGGAAGCGAGCTTTACAATTTTGGTAAGCCCTTTTTCCCTTGCGAGTTCCTCAATCGGCTTTCCCGCTTTATATGGTGTAAGATTTTTTATGTGTTCAGGTAGTTTGATCATTGTTGTATCCGGTCTTTATTTACACCTCAAGCCAGGAATTTTCATATCCTTCGATGAGTGTATCTTTGACATTTTCAGTTAGTCGAAGTGGTGCATAAGTATCAATCATGACCGCATATTCGAATGTTTCTTTTGCTCCGATTGAAGCCTCTGTTTTCCCGGGCTGAGGTCCGTGCGGAATCCCCATCGGGTGAAGTGTAACCGACCCTTCGCTGATGCTCTTTCTCGACATGAAGTCGCCATCCACATAATAGATCACTTCATCGCTGTCGATGTTTGTGTGGAAATAAGGAGCAGGTATCGCCTGCGGGTCGAAGTCGAACAACCTCGGACAGAAATTGCACACTACAAAATTGCTCGTCCAAAATAGAAGATGTACAGGTGGCGGAAGGTGGAGCCGTCCCACTTTTGGAGCATAATCCTTGATGTTAAACGAGTAAGGGTATAAAAAGCCGTCCCAACCGACAACATCAAACGGATGATGGGGCACATCATATTCAAAATGTCTGCCGTTCAGATTGACAATCATTTTGTAGTCACCTTCCTCAAAGTTTGGTTCGAGGTGTGAAGGAGGTCTGAAATCTCTTTCGTAATATGGTGCATCTTCTGTCAACTGACCATATTCGTTTCTGAAGTGCCTTGGTATTTCAAAGGGGGTAAGTGATTCAATTATAAGAAGTTTCACCTTTTCATATGAATCAAATTTCAACTGGTACACTGTCCCTTTAGGAATTATCAGGTAGTCCCACTGCTGAAATGGAATAACACCATATTCGGAATACATCTTTCCGCTACCGTGGTGGACAAAAATCAGTTCTGACATCTGTGAATTTTTATAGAAGAAATCAGCTTCCTCGGTAATATGGGCGGTAGAGATATTGCAGCCCGAATTCCTCATAAATGACTGACGGGCTGTCAGGATATTACCGGGGGTTACTTTTCTCCCCGTAACAAAGTGATAGTACTGAATCGGAGCATCTTCCCAGTCTTTTGTGGTAAAAGGAAAAATTTCCCTTATTTCTTTTACCTGTGGCGGAATGTGAAAATGGTATTTGTTGGAATAGACCCCCGAGAAGCCTCTCGTGCTGAAAAGTTCTTCCCTGTAAAGGGATTTTCCATCGGGTTTGTAAAAAGTGGTATGCCTGCGGGGAGGCAATTCACCAAGTTTATAATAAAATGGCATCGTACTGTCTCCTCTTAATTAAAAGTTTCCTCTTGCAGCCTGATCTCTCTCGATCGCTTCAAAGAGTGCCTGGAAGTTACCTTTTCCGAATCCCTGACTTCCTCCCCTTCTCTGAATCACTTCGAAGAAAAATGTGGGTCTGTCACCAACGGGTTTTGTGAATATCTGCAACAAATAACCGTCACTTTCAGGGTCAAGAAGAATGCCGTAATGTTTCAGTTCGTCAATATCTTCCTCAACCTTAAGGTCTTTTTCCTTCAACATCTGATAATAGGTGTCGGGTGGAGTACTCAGGAACTCAATTCCGTTCTTTCTCATCGCCGAAATTGTCTCTATTATGTTATCTGTTCTAATGGCGATATGTTGAATTCCGGTCCCGCAAAATTCCTCGATATACTCTTCAATCTGCGATTTTTTCAATCCTTTGTAAGGTTCATTCACAGGATTTCGGATTATGCTGTCCTCTGATCTCACAACCTTCGAAAGGAGTGAGGAATACTTTGTACCGATATCCCCTGCCTTAAAATCAACAAAAGTTTCAAAACTGAGGGATGCATTCATATAGTCAACCCAGAAGTTCATTTCATTTTCGCGAACATTACCGACTATGTGATCAATTATCTGAAGACCTGTTTCGTGAGTTTCCACTTCATAATTTTGAACGGGTTCACCGAATCCGGGACGGAATAGGCCCTTGTATTCGTCATGGTTCACAAAAGAGATTTCAGCGTCATCATAGAGTTTGATTGCCGCTTCAAAATAGAGTCCGTTTTCGTCCTTCACTTCCCGTGGCTTTATTGTGGGAATAGCTCCGTTGGTAATTGCATGATTAAACGCATATTCAACATCATTTACATTAAGAGTCCACCTTTTTACTCCATCACCGTGGCGTTGAAGAAAGTTGTAAATCTCGTAATTTTCGG
This genomic window from Ignavibacteria bacterium contains:
- a CDS encoding T9SS type A sorting domain-containing protein — translated: MKKILLMTIFVLTANAFSQPEAFDNLLFRFKCNTIDSIAYNQGGGVDIGTKIATLGDWNGDVKDEFLLISCREYLSPHGYMIDGYRYMIFEGGNPPPPMPKYHWFVNNGGNTNNAETDPIIYDFNKDGYLDICKLRMYYNLIDTMDIFYGGPDFDTIPDLSLPTPGRHVNNSQQLHFYGTTINFGDFNGDGTKEMMLSSFLNPFAGGGKYGFLLFLPLTVPFSTVQYYLGLPDTLTRREGFGSQILTSGDINGDGYTDVLMQTDTLNANNNISYTKRLGAKLIFGNPQYSLDNYVFFSEDTMYASNMRIIPDINGDGMAELMWTKDFPDSYVQISFGKRGSGHVLTRDVSFWLTGTALKTPKLLGDINNDGYNDLGFVSYTLTGGSLVLLGGPTPVIGRRYTDSYHRHMGQVGDINGDGVDDFAAGEFHGNGGGNACQRLEWGQPLYYMVWSGDTTAINPSGIEDEPLPEGYNIEINPYPNPFNPEVKVEYILPESGEVNLSVYSPLGEEIVKKNLSYRNKGKNETTLDFSGLNVPSGVYLLRLTLQTQDKGTMVKTTKLVFMK
- a CDS encoding AAC(3) family N-acetyltransferase, yielding MVNEITGSGKLLLFHTSFGCIREFGGYSSPFDFISSLCSVKNDDTTLVMPCFSYNFINRFKDTLPFDRDSTHSLTGALTEEFRKYPGVVRTSSPSHSFLFLGDGTGLTQSNNPVSPLGKGSMCEVIQSNASARIVMIGCGFESLTHLHYLENREQLPYIHINPWEYMGAIPMSLSNSGVYPVIEFPGCAKGFRVFENYLLADGELKSLSARFKFYILEPEWLREKFISFIDRNPFVLLCKSGCKTCESRLILQK
- a CDS encoding fumarylacetoacetate hydrolase family protein; the encoded protein is MKLVSYLKDSKFRAALLINDVIVDIEDGSGSTGKKLPASMKELLEVWGDASGILEMIIKNFHSGNIGGIPAGEVTIGPPVPNPTSCRDGYAFRQHVATARRNRGVPMIAEFDQYPVFYFTNHNAIYGGGDLIVESDHLQKLDFELEAAIVIGRHGRNIKSYEADNYIAGYMIMNDFSARVLQMEEMLLNLGPAKGKDFATAIGPWLVTPDELEGRKISTPYGDKFDLAMKARHNGKLISEGNLSQMDWTFAELIERASYGVDLYPGDIIGSGTVGTGCYLELNGTAALEAKEKGEDFTPVWLKEGDEIELEIEGLGRLSNTIRRSVDDYSILAKKKLIL
- the hisC gene encoding histidinol-phosphate transaminase; this encodes MIKLPEHIKNLTPYKAGKPIEELAREKGLTKIVKLASNENPLGPSPLALKAIAENLNELHRYTDPKCYNLTKKLAQYYEVDQDRIIVASGSDAILQYIISGVCETGDEVITSQGTFIGWYVNADKYNINCVKTLMDDFTYDLDAVYDAINTKTKIIYLANPNNPTGTMFTRAKFDEFLARVPDSILIVLDEAYTLYARENQEYPDGLKYEKSNLMVLRTFSKDYGLAGLRIGAGFGDPQLIQSLYKVKLPFEPNMLAQIGAMAALGDTEFLKRTAELNKWSLNRFRQAFDEIGIKYTKSVGNFLMLVFPDESTAIQFNDECLNRGLILRYTGSFGVPNGVRINSGTEEETEFAIQIIVEVMDLIREKA
- a CDS encoding homogentisate 1,2-dioxygenase, whose translation is MPFYYKLGELPPRRHTTFYKPDGKSLYREELFSTRGFSGVYSNKYHFHIPPQVKEIREIFPFTTKDWEDAPIQYYHFVTGRKVTPGNILTARQSFMRNSGCNISTAHITEEADFFYKNSQMSELIFVHHGSGKMYSEYGVIPFQQWDYLIIPKGTVYQLKFDSYEKVKLLIIESLTPFEIPRHFRNEYGQLTEDAPYYERDFRPPSHLEPNFEEGDYKMIVNLNGRHFEYDVPHHPFDVVGWDGFLYPYSFNIKDYAPKVGRLHLPPPVHLLFWTSNFVVCNFCPRLFDFDPQAIPAPYFHTNIDSDEVIYYVDGDFMSRKSISEGSVTLHPMGIPHGPQPGKTEASIGAKETFEYAVMIDTYAPLRLTENVKDTLIEGYENSWLEV
- the hppD gene encoding 4-hydroxyphenylpyruvate dioxygenase, yielding MANKLGIRGYDYVEFFVGTAKIWAYWFAKATGMKITAYSGPETGVKNKVSYLLQKNNLKIVVTSPVKPENYEIYNFLQRHGDGVKRWTLNVNDVEYAFNHAITNGAIPTIKPREVKDENGLYFEAAIKLYDDAEISFVNHDEYKGLFRPGFGEPVQNYEVETHETGLQIIDHIVGNVRENEMNFWVDYMNASLSFETFVDFKAGDIGTKYSSLLSKVVRSEDSIIRNPVNEPYKGLKKSQIEEYIEEFCGTGIQHIAIRTDNIIETISAMRKNGIEFLSTPPDTYYQMLKEKDLKVEEDIDELKHYGILLDPESDGYLLQIFTKPVGDRPTFFFEVIQRRGGSQGFGKGNFQALFEAIERDQAARGNF